The following DNA comes from Streptomyces sp. Ag109_O5-10.
CAGGCTGCGCTGCAGGGTCAGGACCATGGTGCGCTCCCGCGTGTAGCGGCGGGCGTTGTCGATCGACAGGGCGGCACGGCCGGCGAGTTCCTGGACGAGCGAGCGGTCGTCGTCGTCGAAGGGCGCGGGCTGCCGCCCACGGTAGAACGCGGCCACGCCGAGCACGACGCCGCGAGCGACCAGGGGCACGGTGATGAGCGAGTGGACGTGGGCCAGCATCACCTCGGTGCGCGGCGGGTCGTGGGAGAGCCAGCCCATGGCGGTCCTCAGGTCCGGTTCCAGCACGGCCTGCCCGCCGCTGAGGCAGCGCAGGTGCGGAGTGGCCGGGCCGTAGTCGACGCGCTTGCCGACGGGGTGGAACGGACAGTCGTCGGCGATGCCGTGGACCACCGTGCGGTACAGGTCGGAGGAGGGGTCGGCGGCCTCCTCGCCGCGCAGCACGGCCTCCGGGAGGTCGATCGTGACGTAGTCGGCCAGCCGTGGCACGGCCGTCTCGGCGAGTTCCTCCGCGGTGCGCCGCACGTCCAGGGTGGTCCCGATGCGCGTGCTGGCGTCGGTCAGCAGCTCCAGGCGGCGGCGGGCGGCGAGCGCGTACCGCCCCACGTGCGGCTCTCCCACCAGCACGAGTCCTCTGGCCGGGGACTCGGCCGGGGACTGCGGTGAGGGGGGCGGCGGGGCGGTGCCGGGCGTCACGGCCCGGAGAGGTGCGAGGCCGGACGCGGCGATGCCGGGCACGGTTCCTGGGGAGCCGGGTGGCGCGGCCGTGGGGACGGCCGCGGCCGGCGGGACGGCCGGCGTCGCCCGCACCCCGGCGGCGGGCACGGTGCCGGCGCGGGCGAAGTCGGTGGGGACGAGGATGAGGCGCGGGGATTGCGCGGCCGGCCGCGGGACGAGGAGCGGCCCGTTCGGTGCGGGGCCGGGCAGGACCGCCTCGACGACGAAGCCCTGCACGCCGGTGGCGGTCGTGGTCGGACGGCTGACCAGCGTGACCCGGCGACCGCCGGCCAGGGCCACGTGGACGGCGGCCCGCTGCGCCCACGAGATCAGCTCGGCGGCCTTCTCCATGAGGAGCGCCCGGTCGCAGGGGCGCACCCCGAGGGCCGGCTCGCCGAGCCCCAGGCGCTGGTGGGGTCCGGCGGCGGTCTCGGCTCCGGTGTCCAGGTACGCCCGCAGCAGGGCCCGCTCGCGTTCGGAACTCTGCCCGAGCAGCCGCCTCTCGATGGCGTGGGCCGCCCGGCGTATCACGGTGGCCAGCGCCGGGTCCTCGGCGCCGCGCGGGTAGCCGAGGCACAGGACGCCCTCGATACGGCCGCTGATCGGGTCGCGGACGGGCAGCGCCCGGCAGGCGTTGCCCTGTGCGCGCTCGGCGAAGTGCTCGGCGCCGTAGACCTGGACGAGCTGCCGCTCCGCGAGTGCGAGCCCGATCCCGTTGGTGCCGGCGTACCGCTCGGCGAACACGAACCCGGGGACGCGCTGGAACGCCGGGAGGCTTCTGGCCAGCGACGCCTCCCCGAAGCGGCGCAGCAGGACGGTTCCGTTCGGGTCCGCGACGGAGATGTTCATCCTGGTGCCGGCGAACCAGGCCTCCAGCCGGTCGAGCACTGGCGCGGCCGCCCGGATGATCCGGGCATCACGGTCGAAGTCGTCCCGGAAGGGCAGACCCGGCTGGTCGGGGGAGAGCCCCAGGGCCCGGCAGCGCTGCCACGAGTGCGAGATGGGGGTGCGTACGCCGGCCTCGACCGCCTCGCCCTGGAGGAAGCGCTCACGCGAGCGGGCGGGACCCTTGCCGTCCGTCGCTGCCGCCATCCCGCTGCCCCGAACCACGCTTCGCCTCACTCGCGTTCGCAGAGTCCGTCTCGCCGACACCTCACCAGCACCCTGTGCTGCCAAGTTTTATTACAACAATAGGGTATATGTGAGATTGCGGACATTGCGTACCCGGCCTCACAGGACGGCGACCGGGTTGACCGGCGAACCCGTACCGCCCGGGATGTCCAGCGGCGCCACCACGAGCAGGAACTCGTACCGCCCGGCCTCGGTGGTCGCGGCCGACAGGGCCTCCAGGTCGAGGTTGTCCAGCAGTGGCACGCCCATCGCCGCCACGGCGAGGGTGTGGACGGGCGAGTGCACACCGGCCACCGGCGAGGGCCGGACGTCGTTGTCGCCGTCGCCGCCGAGCAGTGCGATGCCGCGCTCGGCCAGCAGCGGTACGGCGTCCACGTGCAGGCCCGCGCAGGCCGTGCCCGGATCCCAGGCGCCGAGTTCCGCGCGACGGCGGGTCCGCCCGGAGCGCACGAGCACCGCGTCGCCCGCACCGATCCGCACGCCGTGCGCCCGCTCCGCGGCGAGGACGTCCTCCGCGTGCACCGCCAGCCCCGGCTCCAGCCAGCGCACCCCGAGCACGGCGGGGAGATCGAGCAGGACGCCCCGGGTCACGAGCGGGCCGAGCGCCGACACCGCGCCGAACCGGGCGCCCGCCGCGCCGACGACGTCCCTCGCCGCCCGGCCGTCGTACACCTGCCCCCGGTAGGAGACGTGGCACAGGGCGTCGAGATGGGTGACGGACTTGCCGTGGTAGTCGGCGGCGATGAAGTCCTTGTGGGTGGCCGGCTCCGGGCTCTCCACGTCGCCGAGATCGGTCATGTGGTGCAGGGCGGGCCTGGGGTTGTCGGGGCCGGGCACGGTGTTCCAGGGCAGCGCCAGCGGTACCACGCTGCCGGACCGCACGGCGGCCGTGGCCCGTCGTACCCGCTCCGCGGTCACCTGGTTCCAGGCGCCGCGGTCGGCCGGGGTCCAGCGGCCCCAGGTGCGGACCGCCGCGAAGAGCGCGTCGAAATCGCGGCGGGAGACGGCGGGCCCGTTCCGGGCGCCGCGAGGACCGGGGTCCGGCCCCTCCACAGGGCTCGCGCTCATCGGTACTCACCGCCGTCCCTGTCGGCCCGGATGTCCAGCCTGGCACGGCCCGGACCGGCGCGCCGGGTGCACGCGTCCGGGGCGGGGGCCGAGCCGGTCCGCGGGTCCGCAC
Coding sequences within:
- a CDS encoding SpoIIE family protein phosphatase; amino-acid sequence: MAAATDGKGPARSRERFLQGEAVEAGVRTPISHSWQRCRALGLSPDQPGLPFRDDFDRDARIIRAAAPVLDRLEAWFAGTRMNISVADPNGTVLLRRFGEASLARSLPAFQRVPGFVFAERYAGTNGIGLALAERQLVQVYGAEHFAERAQGNACRALPVRDPISGRIEGVLCLGYPRGAEDPALATVIRRAAHAIERRLLGQSSERERALLRAYLDTGAETAAGPHQRLGLGEPALGVRPCDRALLMEKAAELISWAQRAAVHVALAGGRRVTLVSRPTTTATGVQGFVVEAVLPGPAPNGPLLVPRPAAQSPRLILVPTDFARAGTVPAAGVRATPAVPPAAAVPTAAPPGSPGTVPGIAASGLAPLRAVTPGTAPPPPSPQSPAESPARGLVLVGEPHVGRYALAARRRLELLTDASTRIGTTLDVRRTAEELAETAVPRLADYVTIDLPEAVLRGEEAADPSSDLYRTVVHGIADDCPFHPVGKRVDYGPATPHLRCLSGGQAVLEPDLRTAMGWLSHDPPRTEVMLAHVHSLITVPLVARGVVLGVAAFYRGRQPAPFDDDDRSLVQELAGRAALSIDNARRYTRERTMVLTLQRSLLPQGLPDQDAVEVAHRYLPAESDVGGDWYDVIPLSGTRVGLLVGDVVGHGMLSAATMGRLRTAARSFAELDFSPDEVLTHLDNLVGRLDREAPAAGETGIFGATCLYAVYDPTTQQCTMARAGHPPPALVRPDGTVSFPDLPAGPPLGLGGLPFEAVDIDLPEDSRLVLYTDGLIEGRDRDVDLVLDRLRGALATPDRTPEEICETLLDTVAPVHPQDDIALLVARTRALAPHRIATWDLPADPSFVREVRSSALSRLADWGLEELGFAAELVLSELVTNAIRHGRGPVRVRLLHGRTLICEVSDGSNTAPHLRRAATTDEGGRGLFLVAQLARSWGTRYIRQGKVIWAECGTEAA
- a CDS encoding cyclase family protein produces the protein MSASPVEGPDPGPRGARNGPAVSRRDFDALFAAVRTWGRWTPADRGAWNQVTAERVRRATAAVRSGSVVPLALPWNTVPGPDNPRPALHHMTDLGDVESPEPATHKDFIAADYHGKSVTHLDALCHVSYRGQVYDGRAARDVVGAAGARFGAVSALGPLVTRGVLLDLPAVLGVRWLEPGLAVHAEDVLAAERAHGVRIGAGDAVLVRSGRTRRRAELGAWDPGTACAGLHVDAVPLLAERGIALLGGDGDNDVRPSPVAGVHSPVHTLAVAAMGVPLLDNLDLEALSAATTEAGRYEFLLVVAPLDIPGGTGSPVNPVAVL